From one Candidatus Thioglobus sp. NP1 genomic stretch:
- a CDS encoding O-acetylhomoserine aminocarboxypropyltransferase/cysteine synthase family protein codes for MGKSSFFGPETISLHTGYEPDPAFGSRAVPVYQTTSYVFETVDEAAALFNIEKGGHIYSRMTNPTVAVLEQRIAALEGGVGAICTASGMSAIFVTLMTLCSAGDHIVSASQIYGSTATLLKHTLKRFNIDCTFISINDEKALKDAIQENTKLVFCESIGNPGLEVSDLPKISKIAHKNNLPLVIDATFATPALCKPIDHGVDIVIHSATKWIGGHGVAVGGVIVDGGTFDWGSSNKHPTLTTPYEPFHGINFWEEFGPSALSMKIRAESMRDFGPAMSPHSAFLLLQGIETLALRMNQHVKNAIKLSKWLLEQSPVMWVNHPDLPENPTYEIAKKLFPNGAGSMLCFGVKGGREGGAAFINGVKLSSNLANVGDARTLVLHPATTTHSRLDDEAMKASGTSPDLIRVSVGIESIEDIINDFKAGLKAVDKAIS; via the coding sequence ATGGGCAAGTCGTCTTTCTTTGGTCCTGAAACAATATCATTGCATACTGGCTATGAGCCAGATCCAGCGTTTGGAAGTCGTGCAGTTCCTGTTTACCAAACAACCTCGTATGTTTTTGAAACAGTCGATGAGGCTGCTGCTCTTTTTAATATTGAAAAAGGTGGCCATATATATAGTCGTATGACGAATCCAACTGTAGCCGTTTTAGAACAACGAATTGCTGCACTTGAAGGTGGTGTTGGAGCAATATGTACAGCTTCAGGGATGAGTGCAATATTTGTAACGCTTATGACTCTTTGCTCTGCTGGTGATCACATTGTAAGTGCTTCACAGATATATGGATCAACTGCTACTCTCTTAAAACATACACTTAAAAGATTTAATATTGACTGTACTTTTATATCTATAAATGATGAAAAAGCACTGAAAGACGCAATTCAAGAAAATACAAAACTTGTCTTTTGTGAGTCAATTGGAAATCCAGGCTTAGAGGTATCAGACCTTCCTAAGATTTCTAAAATAGCCCATAAAAATAATTTACCGCTTGTAATTGATGCTACTTTTGCAACTCCAGCTCTTTGTAAACCCATAGATCATGGCGTTGACATTGTAATCCACTCTGCAACAAAATGGATTGGAGGACATGGTGTTGCTGTTGGAGGAGTAATTGTTGATGGTGGAACTTTTGACTGGGGATCAAGCAACAAACACCCTACTCTGACAACGCCATATGAGCCTTTTCACGGAATAAACTTCTGGGAGGAGTTTGGTCCTTCCGCACTATCTATGAAAATTAGAGCAGAATCTATGAGAGATTTTGGTCCTGCTATGAGCCCACATAGTGCATTTTTACTTCTTCAAGGCATTGAAACCCTTGCTTTGCGTATGAATCAACATGTAAAAAATGCTATTAAGCTCTCTAAGTGGCTTTTAGAGCAGTCACCTGTAATGTGGGTAAATCATCCAGATCTGCCAGAAAATCCAACTTATGAAATTGCCAAAAAACTTTTTCCAAATGGTGCTGGTTCAATGTTGTGCTTTGGAGTTAAAGGAGGCAGAGAAGGTGGTGCGGCATTTATTAATGGAGTTAAATTGTCGTCTAATTTAGCAAATGTTGGTGACGCTAGAACACTAGTTCTTCATCCAGCCACAACCACTCACTCGCGCCTTGACGATGAAGCTATGAAGGCTTCTGGTACAAGCCCAGACTTAATTCGTGTGTCAGTGGGAATTGAATCTATTGAAGATATCATTAATGACTTTAAGGCTGGTCTTAAAGCAGTAGACAAGGCTATTTCATAA
- a CDS encoding 50S ribosomal protein L25/general stress protein Ctc produces the protein MSITVNAILREDQGKGASRRLRKKEMVPSIIYGGKKEPIMISLNIHEITHLLEDEHTFTSVLDLMVDKLEESVVLKDVQRHPAKNTINHVDFLRVDAKQALVTNTPLHFVGMEENEALRLGNMLNQFVVSVEISCLPKDLPNGINVDVTNLALGEHISLTNLIMPEGVIMTALQHDDIEAHDQTICSVSEPKVIEEEEEIIDTDESEAEGGEDQSEDSGDSKDGDAEEE, from the coding sequence ATGAGTATAACTGTAAACGCTATTTTGCGTGAAGATCAGGGGAAAGGTGCGAGCCGCCGCCTGAGAAAAAAAGAAATGGTACCAAGCATTATCTATGGTGGGAAAAAAGAGCCGATAATGATTTCACTTAACATTCATGAAATTACGCATCTTCTAGAAGATGAACATACTTTCACCTCTGTTTTAGACTTAATGGTTGACAAACTTGAAGAGTCAGTAGTATTAAAAGACGTTCAACGTCATCCTGCTAAAAATACTATTAATCACGTAGACTTTTTACGTGTTGATGCCAAACAAGCTCTTGTAACTAATACTCCATTACACTTTGTGGGTATGGAAGAAAATGAAGCTTTAAGGCTTGGTAATATGCTAAATCAATTTGTTGTTTCTGTTGAAATATCATGCCTACCAAAAGACCTACCAAATGGAATTAATGTTGATGTAACTAATCTTGCTCTAGGTGAACACATCTCTTTAACTAACCTCATCATGCCAGAAGGCGTTATTATGACTGCACTTCAACATGATGATATTGAAGCTCATGACCAAACTATATGCTCTGTTTCTGAGCCTAAGGTTATAGAAGAAGAGGAAGAAATTATAGATACAGATGAATCAGAGGCAGAGGGTGGTGAAGACCAATCTGAAGACTCAGGTGATTCAAAAGATGGTGACGCAGAAGAGGAATAA
- the ubiE gene encoding bifunctional demethylmenaquinone methyltransferase/2-methoxy-6-polyprenyl-1,4-benzoquinol methylase UbiE, translating into MAKTTHFGYREVDVEKKQGLVREVFDSVAGKYDLMNDVMSLGTHRLWKNYTIASSNVTKGDHVLDIAGGTGDLAIKFRKKVGASGKVILSDINNSMLDEGRRNLINHGIIDVEFVQANAEMLPFEDNTFDCVSIAFGLRNVTNKDIALQQMYRILKKGGTLLVLEFSKVENEMLEKIYDLYSFNLIPKFGEFFANDEDSYQYLAESIRKHPDQETLKAMVLDAGFGFCEYHNLTGGIVALHKAIKT; encoded by the coding sequence ATGGCTAAGACTACTCACTTTGGCTATAGAGAAGTCGATGTTGAAAAAAAACAAGGCCTTGTCAGAGAGGTATTTGACTCAGTAGCTGGAAAATATGATCTTATGAATGACGTTATGTCATTAGGAACACATCGCTTATGGAAGAATTACACAATAGCAAGTAGTAATGTCACTAAAGGTGATCATGTACTTGATATTGCAGGTGGTACTGGAGATCTAGCGATAAAGTTTCGAAAGAAAGTTGGGGCCTCAGGTAAGGTCATATTGTCTGATATTAATAACTCAATGCTAGATGAGGGCAGAAGAAATCTTATAAATCATGGCATCATTGATGTCGAATTTGTTCAAGCAAATGCTGAGATGCTTCCATTTGAAGATAATACCTTTGATTGCGTAAGTATTGCTTTTGGCTTGAGGAATGTGACTAATAAAGATATAGCCCTTCAACAGATGTATCGCATTTTAAAAAAAGGTGGGACATTGCTAGTTTTAGAATTTTCTAAAGTTGAGAATGAAATGCTTGAAAAAATATATGATCTTTATTCATTTAATTTAATACCTAAGTTTGGTGAATTTTTTGCAAATGATGAAGATAGTTATCAATATCTTGCAGAATCCATACGTAAGCACCCAGACCAGGAAACTCTTAAAGCAATGGTGCTTGATGCTGGATTTGGCTTTTGTGAATATCATAATCTAACTGGTGGTATTGTTGCACTTCATAAAGCAATCAAAACCTAA
- the ychF gene encoding redox-regulated ATPase YchF, which translates to MGFKCGIVGLPNVGKSTLFNALTKAGIDSENYPFCTIEPNIGIVPVNDSRLQSLANIVSPEKILPTTMEFVDIAGLVEGASKGEGLGNQFLSNIRETDAILHVVRCFEDEDIIHVSGKVNPLDDVDTINTELALADLLSAEKSYQKAIKNSKAGQKEGLPLKNLLEKILPKLEEGIAIRSVEFNPDEHKLIKSLQLLTSKPVLYVANVSDSGFVNNPHLEELKDYAKNQNSEVVAVCADIEAEIAELDDDDKQGFLDEMGQKESGLDRLIKAGYGLLGLQTYFTAGVKEVRAWTINVGDSAPVAAGKIHGDFEKGFIRAETISYKDFIDYKGEKGSKDAGKLRSEGKEYIVQDGDVVHFLFNV; encoded by the coding sequence ATGGGATTTAAATGTGGTATTGTTGGGCTTCCTAACGTAGGAAAGTCAACACTTTTTAATGCGCTCACAAAAGCTGGAATAGATTCAGAAAACTATCCTTTTTGTACAATTGAGCCTAATATTGGAATTGTCCCAGTGAATGATTCTCGACTTCAAAGCCTTGCAAATATAGTATCCCCTGAGAAAATATTGCCAACTACAATGGAGTTTGTCGATATTGCTGGCTTAGTTGAAGGAGCCTCTAAAGGAGAGGGGCTTGGAAATCAGTTTCTTTCAAATATTCGCGAAACAGATGCAATTCTCCACGTAGTTAGATGCTTTGAAGATGAAGATATTATTCATGTATCAGGCAAGGTTAATCCTCTTGATGATGTAGATACAATAAATACAGAACTTGCTTTAGCAGATCTTTTAAGTGCTGAGAAGTCTTATCAAAAGGCTATTAAAAACTCTAAGGCTGGACAAAAAGAAGGCTTGCCATTAAAAAATTTACTTGAAAAAATTCTTCCAAAGCTTGAAGAAGGCATTGCAATTAGATCAGTAGAATTTAATCCTGATGAACACAAACTAATAAAGAGCTTACAACTACTCACCTCAAAACCTGTTCTTTATGTTGCAAATGTTAGCGACTCAGGCTTTGTCAATAATCCTCATTTAGAAGAGCTAAAGGACTATGCAAAAAATCAAAATAGTGAAGTTGTGGCAGTATGTGCTGATATTGAGGCAGAAATAGCAGAACTAGATGATGATGATAAACAAGGCTTTTTAGATGAAATGGGACAGAAAGAATCTGGGCTTGATCGCCTAATTAAAGCGGGTTATGGATTACTTGGCCTTCAAACATATTTTACTGCTGGTGTAAAAGAAGTTAGGGCTTGGACAATTAATGTTGGAGATTCTGCACCAGTTGCTGCAGGTAAAATTCATGGTGACTTTGAAAAAGGCTTTATAAGAGCTGAAACTATTTCATACAAAGACTTTATAGATTATAAGGGTGAAAAAGGATCAAAAGATGCTGGAAAATTACGCTCCGAAGGAAAAGAATATATTGTGCAAGACGGCGATGTAGTTCATTTTTTATTTAATGTATAA
- the pth gene encoding aminoacyl-tRNA hydrolase, whose product MIKLIVGLGNPGKDYQTHRHNAGFWFVDSLATKFDVQFTAKSKFLGESSSITLGNKLTHLLKPKTFMNNSGGSIKSLANYYNIKSDEILVAHDELDLPIGTVKLKMSGGHGGHNGLRDTIKALDTNNFYRLRIGIGHPGTKDDVVDFVLSSPGISELKHIESSMNNAIEVVDSLANGDFEDAMLRLHTE is encoded by the coding sequence ATGATTAAATTAATTGTTGGACTGGGTAACCCAGGAAAGGATTATCAAACACATCGTCACAACGCTGGCTTCTGGTTCGTTGACTCATTAGCAACCAAATTTGATGTTCAATTTACTGCTAAATCAAAATTTCTAGGTGAGTCCAGTTCAATTACTCTAGGGAATAAATTAACTCACCTTTTGAAGCCAAAGACCTTCATGAATAACTCAGGTGGATCAATTAAAAGCCTCGCAAACTATTACAATATAAAATCTGATGAAATTTTGGTTGCACATGATGAGCTTGATCTTCCTATTGGAACCGTTAAATTAAAAATGAGTGGCGGTCATGGTGGACATAATGGACTAAGAGATACAATTAAGGCACTTGATACTAATAATTTTTATCGCCTAAGAATTGGAATTGGCCATCCAGGCACTAAAGATGATGTTGTTGACTTTGTATTGAGTTCTCCAGGCATTTCGGAATTGAAGCATATTGAAAGCAGTATGAATAATGCAATTGAAGTCGTTGATTCACTTGCTAATGGTGATTTTGAAGATGCTATGCTTCGTCTTCATACCGAATAA
- the ubiB gene encoding ubiquinone biosynthesis regulatory protein kinase UbiB, with the protein MRNFFQFLRILRTLIKYRLDYLILSSSLLKSFKPLVYLTPWHYFPSKKLSRGERIRLALEELGPVFIKFGQTLSTRRDLLPDDIGDELAKLQDTCPPFSEKESKSIIEKNLGSSVGELFKSFDDKPLASASIAQVHTATTHNNEEIIIKVVRPGIEKLIKRDVGLLYAFASLAESHPIGKRLRPKEVIEEFEGIIYNELNMMIEAANASLLGKNFSDSDLLYVPKVHWEFCRSNILVTERIYGTPVNNIEALIENKTDLKVLAENGVIIFFTQVFDHNFFHADMHPGNIFVGKNDQYTGVDFGIMGTLSEEDQYFLAQNFLAFFNQDYKRVAQVHLESGWIPEGTNVLEFENAIRSVCEPIFQKPLNEISFAQVLLSLAKEARRFDMTIQPQLLLLYKTLFNIEGLGRTLYPNLDLWATAKPYLEKLTKDKYSIKGSLKKISDKLPELVSELPELPMLVINALKQIESGAHKQENSKKQTEAIISQLQSNLSKQRSAIFAASLVILAGILATQSMWLFAGVSSSLSFLIWLRSR; encoded by the coding sequence ATGAGAAATTTTTTTCAATTCCTTCGCATCCTGAGGACTCTTATAAAATATCGCCTAGATTATCTTATCTTATCAAGCTCGCTCTTAAAAAGCTTCAAGCCCTTGGTATATCTTACACCATGGCATTATTTTCCAAGTAAAAAACTTTCGCGTGGTGAAAGAATTCGATTGGCACTTGAAGAGCTAGGCCCTGTCTTTATAAAATTTGGTCAAACTTTATCTACGAGACGGGATCTTCTTCCAGATGACATTGGTGATGAACTAGCAAAACTTCAAGATACTTGTCCACCATTCTCTGAGAAAGAGTCTAAATCAATTATCGAAAAAAACCTAGGCTCCAGTGTTGGTGAACTATTTAAATCTTTTGATGATAAGCCACTTGCTTCAGCATCAATTGCCCAAGTCCATACTGCCACAACACACAACAATGAAGAAATAATTATTAAGGTTGTTAGGCCAGGCATTGAGAAGCTCATCAAGCGTGATGTAGGTTTACTGTATGCATTTGCTAGTTTGGCAGAAAGCCATCCAATAGGCAAAAGACTTAGACCAAAAGAAGTAATTGAAGAATTTGAAGGGATTATTTATAACGAGCTCAACATGATGATTGAAGCAGCTAACGCCTCACTTCTTGGCAAAAACTTTAGCGACTCTGACCTTCTGTATGTCCCAAAAGTTCATTGGGAGTTTTGTCGTTCCAATATATTAGTTACTGAACGCATTTATGGAACTCCAGTAAATAACATTGAGGCCCTTATAGAGAATAAGACAGATCTTAAAGTTCTTGCTGAAAATGGAGTTATTATTTTCTTCACCCAAGTCTTCGATCATAATTTTTTCCATGCAGATATGCATCCAGGAAATATTTTTGTTGGAAAAAATGATCAATATACTGGTGTTGACTTTGGAATTATGGGGACATTGAGTGAAGAGGATCAATATTTTCTTGCTCAAAACTTTTTAGCATTTTTTAACCAAGACTACAAAAGAGTAGCCCAAGTTCATCTTGAGTCAGGATGGATACCTGAAGGCACAAATGTTCTTGAGTTTGAGAATGCCATTAGAAGCGTTTGTGAGCCAATATTTCAAAAGCCACTAAATGAAATTTCTTTTGCGCAAGTTCTTTTAAGTCTTGCGAAGGAGGCAAGACGCTTTGATATGACAATACAACCTCAGTTGCTTCTTCTGTATAAAACATTATTTAATATTGAAGGGCTAGGGAGAACTTTGTATCCAAATCTAGATTTATGGGCAACTGCAAAACCATATCTTGAGAAACTTACTAAAGATAAATATAGCATAAAGGGCTCTTTAAAAAAAATCTCAGATAAGCTTCCTGAACTTGTTTCCGAGTTGCCAGAGTTGCCAATGCTTGTTATTAACGCCTTAAAACAAATTGAAAGTGGGGCTCATAAACAAGAAAATTCAAAAAAACAGACAGAAGCAATTATTTCTCAGCTCCAATCAAATTTGTCAAAACAAAGATCGGCAATATTCGCAGCGTCTCTGGTCATACTTGCAGGAATTTTAGCAACTCAGTCAATGTGGCTCTTTGCAGGGGTTAGCTCAAGCTTAAGTTTTCTTATATGGCTGAGGTCACGCTAA
- the rpe gene encoding ribulose-phosphate 3-epimerase yields MKQQNFIAPSILSANFAKLGEEVDAVLAAGADIVHFDVMDNHYVPNLTIGPLVCDALRSHGVTAPIDVHLMIKPVDRIIPDFAKAGASYITFHPEASEHIDRTIGLIKDNGCKVGLVFNPATSLHYLDHVINQLDMVLLMSVNPGFGGQSFIPASLQKLSEVRKMIDDRGLHTRLEIDGGVKINNIQEISAAGADTFVAGSAIFNTENYKSTIDEMRAELAFAK; encoded by the coding sequence ATGAAGCAACAAAATTTTATTGCGCCCTCTATACTTTCTGCAAACTTTGCAAAACTAGGTGAAGAGGTAGACGCTGTTCTTGCTGCTGGTGCTGATATTGTTCATTTTGATGTAATGGATAATCACTATGTCCCCAACCTAACAATAGGCCCTCTAGTTTGTGATGCCCTCAGAAGTCATGGGGTAACAGCACCAATTGATGTTCACTTAATGATTAAACCTGTAGATAGGATCATTCCAGATTTTGCGAAGGCAGGTGCATCATATATTACCTTTCATCCTGAAGCCTCTGAACACATTGACAGAACCATTGGACTCATAAAAGATAATGGCTGTAAGGTAGGATTAGTTTTTAACCCCGCAACTTCATTACATTATCTTGATCATGTTATTAATCAGCTTGACATGGTTTTATTAATGTCAGTGAATCCTGGATTTGGTGGCCAATCTTTTATTCCTGCCTCACTTCAAAAGCTTAGCGAAGTTAGAAAGATGATTGATGATAGAGGCCTCCATACTAGACTGGAGATTGATGGAGGTGTTAAAATCAATAATATACAAGAAATTTCTGCTGCTGGTGCAGATACCTTTGTTGCCGGATCAGCAATCTTTAATACCGAAAATTACAAATCAACGATTGATGAAATGCGAGCTGAATTAGCGTTTGCAAAATAA
- a CDS encoding SCP2 sterol-binding domain-containing protein — protein MFQLAIEKALNHMINTNSINTDRMNNKLIGIRVNDIDLKLFFMFSNSRVFVIENNGQEPVDVDISLNKTAFLSLFKGISFEELIETDEIEINGSIKTAQQLADLMALSSIDMEELISQYTGDIIAHQLGKTLRAIKEKSVEGNLDIIESCKNELTTLLVAPGKSSIFKKRPFK, from the coding sequence ATGTTTCAGCTTGCTATAGAAAAAGCGCTAAACCATATGATTAATACCAATAGTATTAATACTGATCGAATGAATAACAAGCTTATTGGGATTAGGGTTAATGATATTGACTTGAAATTATTTTTTATGTTTTCAAATTCTCGAGTTTTTGTAATTGAGAATAATGGACAAGAACCTGTAGATGTTGATATTTCACTTAACAAAACAGCTTTTTTATCTTTATTTAAAGGTATTTCCTTTGAAGAACTGATTGAAACTGATGAGATTGAAATTAATGGAAGCATTAAAACAGCTCAACAATTAGCTGATTTAATGGCCCTTTCTTCCATCGATATGGAGGAGCTTATTTCTCAATATACGGGTGATATTATTGCTCACCAGTTAGGCAAGACTCTCCGAGCTATTAAAGAAAAGTCAGTAGAGGGCAATTTGGATATTATTGAAAGCTGTAAGAATGAATTGACCACTCTTTTAGTGGCGCCTGGTAAATCAAGTATTTTTAAAAAGAGGCCTTTTAAATGA
- the gpmI gene encoding 2,3-bisphosphoglycerate-independent phosphoglycerate mutase produces MKNTKLLMILDGWGYSPSSENNAIAMAHTPNWDYFISEYPNTLLGTSGPSVGLPEGQMGNSEVGHLTIGSGRIIEQDFTRVEKDIKSREFYKNSTLCNALDKANKNLKAVHILGLLSDGGVHSHQDHIHAVLALAKQKECKEVYVHVFTDGRDTPPNSAIEFIELLESKINTLQTGRIVSIVGRFYAMDRDNRWDRVAKAYKLIASGKGDRKAVSAKNAIQMAYAEGETDEFIAPTTIGDHISVKEGDTIIFMNYRADRTRELTQALALPKFKGFERDSFKSSNFICLTEYNKDFSLESAYPPVKVKNTLGFYLSSLGFKQLRIAETEKYAHVTFFFNGGEEEKLPGEERKLIKSPNVKTYDLKPEMSAFELTENLVAALKLEKHELIVCNFANTDMVGHSGNLSAAIKAVEAVDKCLGEIYQTAKKSGVEILITADHGNVEQMINPETHNHHTAHTTNPVPFIYIGNKNVSLQEPHLGTLADIAPTILAIMKIEQPKEMTGQSLIKE; encoded by the coding sequence ATGAAAAATACAAAATTACTAATGATTTTAGATGGCTGGGGTTACTCTCCATCTTCTGAAAATAATGCAATTGCAATGGCTCATACTCCCAACTGGGATTATTTTATTAGTGAATATCCTAACACTCTTTTAGGAACATCTGGCCCAAGTGTTGGACTCCCAGAAGGTCAAATGGGTAACTCAGAAGTGGGGCATTTAACAATTGGGTCTGGCAGAATTATTGAACAAGACTTTACTAGAGTTGAAAAGGATATCAAAAGTAGAGAATTTTATAAAAATAGCACCCTCTGTAATGCGCTTGATAAAGCCAATAAAAATCTTAAAGCTGTTCATATACTTGGGCTTTTATCGGATGGTGGAGTCCACTCTCATCAGGATCATATTCATGCGGTATTAGCCTTAGCAAAACAAAAAGAGTGTAAGGAGGTTTATGTTCATGTTTTTACTGATGGGCGCGATACTCCTCCAAATAGTGCCATAGAATTTATTGAGCTTTTAGAATCAAAAATTAATACGCTCCAAACTGGCAGAATTGTATCTATAGTAGGTAGATTCTATGCAATGGATAGAGACAATCGATGGGACAGGGTGGCTAAAGCATACAAATTAATTGCCTCTGGAAAAGGAGATAGAAAGGCAGTTTCAGCAAAAAATGCAATTCAAATGGCTTATGCGGAAGGTGAAACTGATGAGTTTATAGCCCCAACAACAATAGGTGATCACATATCTGTTAAAGAGGGTGATACTATAATTTTTATGAACTATCGAGCCGATAGAACTAGAGAGCTAACACAAGCCCTGGCCTTACCAAAATTTAAAGGCTTTGAGAGAGACTCTTTTAAATCTAGCAATTTTATTTGTCTTACTGAATACAACAAAGACTTTAGCCTAGAAAGCGCCTATCCTCCTGTTAAAGTTAAGAATACTCTGGGCTTCTATCTTTCCAGCCTTGGCTTTAAACAATTAAGAATTGCTGAAACAGAAAAGTATGCACATGTGACCTTCTTTTTTAATGGTGGTGAAGAAGAAAAACTTCCTGGAGAAGAAAGGAAATTAATCAAATCTCCTAATGTTAAAACTTATGATCTAAAGCCTGAAATGAGTGCTTTTGAATTAACTGAAAATTTAGTTGCCGCATTAAAACTAGAAAAACATGAGCTCATCGTCTGTAATTTTGCAAACACCGATATGGTTGGCCATTCAGGGAATCTCAGCGCAGCTATTAAAGCTGTTGAAGCAGTTGATAAGTGTCTAGGTGAAATCTATCAAACTGCCAAAAAAAGTGGTGTTGAAATTCTTATAACTGCTGATCATGGCAATGTAGAGCAAATGATAAACCCTGAGACACACAATCACCATACTGCTCATACTACCAATCCAGTTCCATTCATTTATATTGGAAATAAGAATGTCTCGCTTCAAGAGCCACATCTTGGTACACTTGCAGACATAGCGCCTACAATCTTGGCAATTATGAAGATTGAACAGCCTAAAGAAATGACAGGCCAAAGCCTTATTAAAGAGTAG
- a CDS encoding alpha/beta fold hydrolase, producing MNIVVDGSNAFVATGGCAFDPKKPTVVFIHGSGLDHRSWALQSRWFAFHGFSVFAPDLPGHSLSEGEPIKSIEGMGKWIVKALKVSGCESIHLVGHSQGFLVALEAASVLGDKLKTLTAVASASSIPVNEALVEAAKKTPLDAADMLLKWGFGSKSHAGVSAIPGMQPIGIGRQIMSKNPLAEDLIACTKYENGINCAKNVNIPSHVILATEDKNTPYRFGLELADLLKAETSTISNAGHMLPIEAPKNTLDAIKSFILKKSE from the coding sequence ATGAATATTGTTGTAGATGGAAGCAACGCCTTTGTAGCGACTGGTGGCTGTGCCTTTGATCCAAAAAAACCAACAGTAGTATTTATTCATGGAAGTGGTCTGGATCATAGATCATGGGCTCTCCAGTCAAGATGGTTTGCATTTCATGGGTTCTCGGTATTTGCACCTGACCTTCCAGGTCATAGTCTTTCAGAGGGTGAACCAATCAAATCTATTGAAGGCATGGGAAAGTGGATTGTAAAAGCATTAAAAGTATCAGGCTGTGAATCTATTCATCTTGTGGGACATTCACAAGGGTTTCTAGTTGCTCTAGAAGCGGCTAGCGTATTAGGGGATAAATTAAAAACGTTAACTGCAGTTGCAAGTGCATCCTCTATACCTGTAAATGAAGCTTTGGTTGAAGCAGCAAAAAAAACACCTCTTGATGCAGCTGATATGCTACTCAAATGGGGATTTGGAAGTAAGTCACACGCAGGAGTCAGTGCCATTCCAGGGATGCAACCTATTGGAATTGGTCGACAAATTATGTCTAAAAATCCATTAGCTGAAGACCTTATTGCCTGTACTAAATATGAAAATGGAATAAATTGTGCGAAAAATGTAAATATTCCTTCCCATGTTATCCTTGCAACTGAAGACAAAAATACGCCCTATCGATTTGGACTAGAATTAGCAGACTTATTAAAAGCTGAAACCTCTACTATTTCTAATGCAGGACATATGTTGCCGATAGAGGCTCCAAAGAATACTCTTGATGCAATTAAATCATTTATCTTAAAAAAATCAGAATGA